A segment of the Mycobacterium intracellulare ATCC 13950 genome:
TCCCGCCGCTGACATCGTCGCCGACATGGTCGCCGAGGCCGCACACATCCTCAATCGGCGGGCGAGGGCCTAGACAGCCGAGCTCGGGGTCTGGTTTGCTCAGCTCGACACCTCAACTTCACGTCGCGATGATGGGCCGCACCTTTAACCACCCCCGCCGACACATCTAAGGATCCCATGGACATCGCCACCGTCGACGAACTGCTGAGCACCACCCGGTCGGTGCGCAAACGGCTCGACCTCACCCGGCCGGTCGGCCGCGACGTGATCCTGGAGTGCATCCAGCTGGCGATGCAGGCGCCCACGGCGAGCAACACGCAGGACTGGCGCTGGCTGGTGATCACGGACCCCGACAAACGCGCGGCCATCGCCGAGATCTACCGCAGCATCGGCGCGCAGTACCTGGCGTACGCGGCCGACAACGCGACGGATCCGCAGACGCAGCGGGTGTACCGGAGCGCGATGAGCTTGACCGAAACGCTCGGGCAAGTCCCGGTGCACGTCATCCCCTGCCTCAACCAGCGCATCGACACCGCGGAACCGGGCATCGCTGCCGCGGCGTGGGCGTCGATCATCCCGGCCGGCTGGAGCTTTCTGCTGGCGCTCCGCTCGCGCGGGCTGGGATCGGTGTGGACGACGATGCACCTGTTCAAGGAGCGCGAGGTGGCCGAGCTGCTGGGCATCCCACCCACCGTCACGCAGGCCGCGCTGTTCCCCGTCGCGTACACGATCGGCACCGACTTCCGGCCGGCCGCACGCCCGCCGGCGGCGACCATCACGTTCTGGGATGGCTGGGGGGAAGGCTGATGCAGTCCTACACCGTGCGATTCCACATCGACGCTCCGCCGCGGAAGGTCTGGCGGGCGCTGCATCCGCCGGCCCCGCCGAACGCCCCGCGCCCCCGGGTGCTCGAGTGGCCGACCGGCAGCATGGAAATCCTCAACGAGGGCAACGAGGCCGGTGAGGGCCTGGTCCGCACGTGTGTCTTCGAAGTGCCCAAATACCTGCTCACCGGCGGCCGGGCGCGTTCCTGGGAAACCGTGACCGAAGCCGAGATCGACAAGCTGTCGCGTTACGTGGCCGTCGGCGCGCCGCTGTGGTCGCGCGCCGAGGGGTATCACCAGCTCGAGGAGCAGCCCGACGGCACCACCGTGCTGACGTTCCACGAGACGTATCGCGCCTACAACCCCGTGCTGCGCTTCCTCCTCGAACGCCCGGTCTACGCGAAGATTTCCCGTGACAACCTCGAGACGTACGAGCATGCGCTCGCCCGCGCGGGCCGGGTCCGGCGTCTCGTCTAGCCGTTCTTTGCTGCCGGGTTCATTTCACAACGACATGAATTAGGTACTTGGCCCCGGTACCCTCGATTTCTATGGGTGGAGTAGCTACTGCGGCGCGACTGGCCGCCGCGGGTTTGATGGTCGCGGGGTTGGCCACTTCGACGGTCGTTGCCAGCGCCGATCCGGACGAGACACGGGGGCCCGCCCCGGGCCCGGCCGCGTCGCCGGCACCGGCACCAGCGCCTTCGGCGGCACCTGCACCGGCCGCGTCGCCGGCACCGGCACCAGCGCCTTCGGCAGCACCCGCACCGGCCGCGTCGCCAGGGGCTTCGCCGGCACCCGCCCCGCCGGGGCCGAAGACCAGCATCGACAAGGACGGCATTTACGCCGTGGGGACCGACATCGTCCCGGGCATCTACAGCTCCGGTGGCCCCGTCGGCAACGGCACGTGCTACTGGAAACGGACCGGCAACCCCGACGGCGCGCTCATCGACAACGCCATGACCAAGAAGGCGCAGGTCGTGCAGATCGACCCGGGTGACAAAGCCTTCAAGACCTCGGGCTGCCAACCCTGGCAGCTGACCCCAGACGCCGTTCCGCCGTCACAAACGCCGCCCGCGGGCGTGCAGGGCACGCTCGGCATCCTCAACGGTCTGTTGGGCGGAAACGCACAGCGGCCCCCGCAACCGTCGCCCGCTCCGCAAGCGCCCGCACCTGCACCGGCGCCGGCCTCGCAAGCGCCGGCGGCCCCGCAAGCCCCGGCGGCCGCGCCCGCAACTCCGGTAGCCCCACAAGCCGCGCATTCCTGATCGGCCCGCCGGCGCCGTGGCCAGTACGCACCAGATCGTCGTGGTAGGGGCTGGCGTCAGCGGGTTGACGTCGGCCATCTGCCTGGCCGAGGCGGGCTGGCCGG
Coding sequences within it:
- a CDS encoding nitroreductase family protein — encoded protein: MDIATVDELLSTTRSVRKRLDLTRPVGRDVILECIQLAMQAPTASNTQDWRWLVITDPDKRAAIAEIYRSIGAQYLAYAADNATDPQTQRVYRSAMSLTETLGQVPVHVIPCLNQRIDTAEPGIAAAAWASIIPAGWSFLLALRSRGLGSVWTTMHLFKEREVAELLGIPPTVTQAALFPVAYTIGTDFRPAARPPAATITFWDGWGEG
- a CDS encoding SRPBCC family protein, with protein sequence MQSYTVRFHIDAPPRKVWRALHPPAPPNAPRPRVLEWPTGSMEILNEGNEAGEGLVRTCVFEVPKYLLTGGRARSWETVTEAEIDKLSRYVAVGAPLWSRAEGYHQLEEQPDGTTVLTFHETYRAYNPVLRFLLERPVYAKISRDNLETYEHALARAGRVRRLV